The genomic segment AAGCAGCGCAGACAGATTTCACTTAAGTTAAAGACACCAGAGTAGAATCGAACAAGAGGATTCCCTTTTGCATCTTCTTTCAGCCTGCAGTCATTAATTTATTCAGCACATAACTTGAATGCTATCCTGGAGCTGAATATTGTTAATAACAAAGGAGAAACAATGGGGAATAAGGTAGGCAAGGGCTGTGGCTCCATGAAACCTTCAGTATGGGGCAGGGTGTtcctgattcatttttatttgtatatttactaCTTATATCGTTTTATGTTATAGGGTGATACTACTacatgggaaggagaaaaacaaacctaATTCAATCTGCTAACCTCCCTTCTGACTGAGCGAGTTTGTTCACTCCATATTTGGAAAGAAATCTTAAGGAGGGTCTGTTGAATTCACATGAGGGGAGTGGTTGCTATTTGCATGATATCTCACTGGGACATACTCATGAACAGAGAAGGAAAGTATAAAAGGTCCCTCTTTGCAAAACAGCAAAGTGAATGTATTATTACTTTATGGtagaaaaaaaccctaatatCAATAATACTCTTTACACTCAATTGAAGCACAAAggtaagaaagggaaaagatCCAGAAATTTCTACAGGTGAGGCTATAGGAACTTATGTCACAGTACTTGAACTTTAGTGCTCAGaatctttcaataaatgtttttggttGTCCATGCTTTTACCCAGAATGTAATTTAGTGCCAATTGCCTTTTTCAGGGCATCTTTCACATCCTTATTCCTTAAGCTGTAGATGAGTGGGTTTAACATGGGGATGACAACTGTGTAGAAAACAGAGGCTATTTTGTCAGTGTCCATGGAGTAACTTGACTTGGGTCGGAAATACATGAACAGGATTGTCCCATAAAATATAGCCACAGCGGTTAAATGGGAGGCACAGGTAGAGAAGGCTTTGCATCTGCCCTCAGCTGACTTCATTCGAAGAATGGTATTTATGATGAAGCTGTAGGAGAGGAAGACAGTGATGATGATGGACCCCAGAACACAGCTGATGAAAGTGAACATCACTATCTCATTGATGGTTGTGTCTGAGGTGGAGAGGGCTAGTAAGGGTGGgatgtcacagaaaaagtgattgaTGATATTGGAATTGCAGAATGACAATCGAAATGTGCAGCAGGTATGGATTGCGGAATCCACCAAGCCTGCGATGTAGGCAATAG from the Desmodus rotundus isolate HL8 chromosome 5, HLdesRot8A.1, whole genome shotgun sequence genome contains:
- the LOC128781076 gene encoding olfactory receptor 5AR1-like: MAIENCTVFTEFILLGLSARRDVQQGLFVLFLLVYGITVIANLGMILLISMDPRLHTPMYYFLSSLSFCDICYSSTVSPKMLADFLSEQKRIPYNLCAIQLYSFGAFADVECVMLSVMAYDRYVAICNPLLYTTAMSKSICTQLVTIAYIAGLVDSAIHTCCTFRLSFCNSNIINHFFCDIPPLLALSTSDTTINEIVMFTFISCVLGSIIITVFLSYSFIINTILRMKSAEGRCKAFSTCASHLTAVAIFYGTILFMYFRPKSSYSMDTDKIASVFYTVVIPMLNPLIYSLRNKDVKDALKKAIGTKLHSG